The following coding sequences are from one Hydra vulgaris chromosome 04, alternate assembly HydraT2T_AEP window:
- the LOC100210515 gene encoding calmodulin, striated muscle isoform X1 — MKMSVYTYRNKFSNDQISEFQSAFILLERSNGCIHTHDFRKLLATIGYNPADKVLEELYLSIENGKKQLNFDEFMELIAQLETEDKNTKEAKDAFNAFDFEGNGYIPAFDIKEALMCVLKTAKDSEREAIIKYFKLETNRKVYFNEFKAMITYSP, encoded by the exons ATGAAAATGTCTGTGTATACATACAGGAACAAGTTTTCAAATGATCAAATCAGCGAGTTTCAGAGCGCATTTATTCTATTAGAGCGAAGTAatg GATGCATTCATACTCATGATTTTCGCAAACTATTGGCTACAATTGGATACAATCCAGCAGATAAGGTGCTTGAAGAACTTTATCTTTCTATTGAAAACggaaaaaaacaactaaacttTGACGAGTTTATGGAATTAATTGCGCAATTAGAAACTGAGGACAAAAATACAAAGGAAG caAAAGATGCATTTAATGCATTCGATTTTGAAGGCAATGGTTACATTCCGGCTTTCGATATTAAAGAAGCATTAATGTGTGTATTAAAAACAGCCAAAGACTCTGAAAGAGAagcaattattaaatatttcaa actGGAAACAAACAGAAAAGTGTACTTTAATGAGTTTAAAGCAATGATTACATATAGTCCGTAA